A genomic window from Nitrospiria bacterium includes:
- the ltaE gene encoding low-specificity L-threonine aldolase — protein sequence MNSRIDLRSDTVTRPTPAMRRAMAGAEVGDDVFGEDPTVNRLQERAAERVGKEAALFVPSGIMANQLAVRLLTQPGDEVIIEAQAHIFHYEAGAGGALSGIQFYPLAGARGILEAEQVADAIRTDENYLPPTRLICLENTHNRGGGRIYPLEKIKAIAKIARSRGVAMHLDGARIFNASVASGIPAAEYAKPFDTVSFCLSKGLGAPVGSMICTSADRIPFLRRLRRMFGGGMRQAGILAAAGLYALDHNVKRLAEDHAHAKQLATALSDRPGVSIDPDHVETNIVIFDISKSRYSPPRAVETLKQEGVLVVPFGKTLLRAVTHLDISGKDIEKAIGAFRKVFR from the coding sequence ATGAACTCCCGGATTGACCTCCGAAGCGACACCGTGACCCGTCCTACGCCGGCGATGCGAAGGGCGATGGCCGGGGCCGAAGTCGGAGACGACGTCTTCGGCGAGGATCCCACCGTCAACCGCCTTCAGGAGCGTGCGGCCGAACGGGTGGGAAAAGAGGCCGCGCTGTTCGTTCCGTCGGGTATCATGGCCAACCAGCTCGCGGTCCGGCTCTTGACCCAACCCGGCGATGAAGTGATCATCGAGGCCCAGGCCCATATCTTCCATTACGAGGCCGGCGCCGGAGGAGCCCTCAGCGGAATTCAATTTTATCCGCTGGCCGGCGCGCGCGGCATCCTGGAAGCGGAGCAGGTGGCCGATGCGATTCGCACGGATGAAAATTATTTGCCGCCCACGCGACTGATCTGTCTTGAAAACACGCATAACCGAGGCGGCGGGAGGATCTATCCTCTGGAGAAGATCAAGGCCATCGCCAAAATTGCGCGCAGCCGCGGCGTGGCGATGCATCTGGACGGCGCAAGGATCTTCAATGCCTCCGTTGCAAGCGGAATACCGGCGGCCGAATATGCGAAGCCGTTCGATACCGTCTCGTTCTGTCTTTCGAAAGGACTCGGCGCGCCGGTCGGCTCGATGATTTGTACCTCGGCCGACCGGATTCCCTTCCTGAGACGACTGCGCCGAATGTTCGGCGGCGGAATGCGGCAGGCCGGCATCCTGGCGGCGGCCGGATTGTACGCTTTGGATCATAACGTCAAACGACTGGCGGAGGATCACGCCCATGCCAAACAACTGGCCACGGCGCTTTCGGACCGGCCCGGGGTTTCGATCGATCCGGATCATGTCGAGACGAATATCGTCATTTTTGATATTTCAAAGAGCCGTTATTCCCCGCCGCGGGCCGTCGAAACTTTAAAGCAGGAAGGCGTTCTCGTCGTCCCTTTTGGGAAGACACTGCTCCGCGCCGTGACGCACTTGGATATCAGCGGGAAGGATATTGAAAAAGCGATCGGGGCCTTTCGCAAGGTTTTCCGTTAA
- a CDS encoding ATP-dependent DNA helicase has product MDLTPQQREAIKHEKGPLLIIAGAGTGKTLVITHRIAHLILTQTARPEEILALTFTEKAAHEMEERVDTLVPMGAFGYHISTFHAFGERVLREHGLALGLTTDFQVLSRPEQVIFFLDHLFEFDLDYYRPLGNPTKHVEAILTLISRAKDEDVSPEEYLAFAERLDRLARKKPKDKNLAEQAQQQMELARTYETYQRLLGKEGRVDFGDLVLLPLRLFRTHPMILQRYQERFRFILVDEFQDTNYTQFQLVRLLAQDHQNIVVVGDDDQSIYKFRGAAISNILNFMEHYPEARQVVLTENHRATQTLLDTAYRLIRNNDPDRLEVRNSVDKRLKSNRMGDVPVLHLAYDTVSAEADAVARTIEEKMDTGNYLYKDFAILVRANQDAETFMRALNMRGIPYSFTGNRGLYRREEIRTLGAFLRVLADPADSLSLYQLAGSEIYRLDMETLIRCSNLADRKNLKLEEALIQFKNEPDLFTASGQAMTVITRLLQDLRHFREESGHYAASVLLYRFLQQTGYLTELTKAESLEAELKIKNIGEFFEKIRRIEAVLQHEQVPRVIRYLDALIQAGDDPSVAEIETDQDRVSILTVHKAKGLEFRVVFMVSLVELKFPSRERGDPIDFPETLIKDKLPAGDFHLQEERRLFYVGMTRAKEELYLTSARDYGSGKSRRISRFVLEALGLNEKTVPVRRSAALEVIRRSAGPPLDPNIAAYHPVEAPVLSYYKIDDYLTCPLKYKFAHLIRPPIPRHPTVMYGSALHTAVQAYLRQKMTGKSMPLDQLLQVFDKAWVNDGFLSREHEERRLGAGRETLRRFFQNEEASRIVPAAVEKGFKFFIDPGPESAKVTGRWDRIDEIGGEVRVIDYKSSNVPSQKKADVETQKSLQLSIYALAYQKQYGKIPDGVELHFLESGRVGRAKKTEEDLEKTAAAIRKVFSGIRSGDFSARPSYMACRYCAYQNICPHTRFGKDA; this is encoded by the coding sequence ATGGACCTCACCCCCCAACAGCGGGAAGCGATCAAGCACGAAAAGGGCCCGCTCCTGATCATCGCCGGCGCCGGGACCGGCAAGACCCTGGTCATCACCCACCGGATCGCCCACCTGATCCTGACTCAAACGGCCCGGCCGGAAGAGATCCTCGCACTGACCTTCACCGAAAAAGCCGCTCATGAAATGGAGGAGCGCGTGGACACCCTGGTGCCGATGGGTGCCTTCGGGTATCATATCAGCACCTTCCATGCTTTCGGGGAGCGCGTACTGCGCGAACACGGTCTGGCCTTGGGTCTGACCACCGACTTTCAAGTTCTCTCCCGCCCGGAGCAGGTCATCTTTTTCCTCGACCATCTGTTCGAATTCGATCTGGACTATTACCGGCCCCTCGGCAATCCCACGAAACATGTCGAGGCGATTTTAACGCTCATCTCACGGGCCAAGGACGAGGACGTAAGCCCGGAGGAGTATCTCGCTTTTGCCGAAAGGCTGGACCGGCTGGCCCGGAAAAAACCAAAAGACAAAAATCTTGCGGAACAGGCCCAACAACAAATGGAGCTGGCCCGGACCTATGAAACTTACCAGCGGCTCCTGGGAAAAGAGGGACGTGTCGACTTCGGGGACCTCGTGCTGCTGCCCCTCCGTCTTTTTCGGACCCATCCCATGATCCTGCAGCGGTACCAGGAACGGTTCCGTTTCATCCTCGTGGACGAGTTCCAGGACACCAACTACACCCAGTTCCAGCTGGTTCGCCTTCTGGCTCAAGACCATCAGAATATCGTCGTGGTGGGGGACGACGATCAAAGCATTTATAAATTCCGCGGGGCGGCGATCAGCAACATCCTCAATTTTATGGAGCACTATCCGGAGGCCCGCCAAGTCGTCCTGACCGAAAACCACCGCGCCACACAGACCCTCCTGGACACCGCCTACCGATTGATCCGCAACAACGACCCGGATCGGCTGGAGGTCCGGAACTCCGTAGACAAGCGTTTGAAGTCCAACCGCATGGGCGATGTTCCGGTGCTTCACCTGGCCTACGATACCGTATCGGCCGAAGCCGACGCCGTGGCCCGGACGATCGAAGAAAAGATGGATACGGGAAATTATCTCTATAAGGACTTCGCGATCCTCGTGCGGGCGAATCAGGATGCGGAAACGTTCATGCGGGCGCTCAACATGCGGGGGATCCCGTATTCCTTCACCGGAAATCGGGGGCTCTACCGCCGGGAGGAGATCCGGACCCTCGGGGCGTTCCTCCGGGTCCTGGCCGACCCCGCCGATAGCCTGAGCCTCTACCAACTGGCCGGTTCCGAAATTTACCGGCTCGATATGGAAACCTTGATCCGGTGCTCCAACCTGGCCGACCGGAAAAATCTGAAACTGGAGGAGGCCTTGATTCAATTTAAGAACGAGCCTGACCTCTTCACCGCTTCGGGTCAGGCCATGACCGTGATCACTCGGCTGCTTCAGGACCTTCGACACTTTCGCGAGGAGTCGGGACACTATGCCGCCTCCGTGCTGCTTTACCGATTTCTCCAACAGACCGGGTATCTGACCGAGCTCACCAAGGCCGAGTCCCTGGAAGCCGAACTCAAGATCAAAAACATCGGGGAATTTTTTGAAAAGATCCGCCGGATCGAGGCCGTTTTACAGCACGAACAGGTTCCCCGGGTCATCCGCTACCTGGACGCGCTGATCCAGGCCGGCGACGACCCGTCCGTGGCCGAGATCGAAACCGATCAGGACAGGGTGAGCATCCTGACGGTCCACAAGGCCAAGGGGCTTGAATTCCGGGTCGTGTTCATGGTAAGTCTGGTGGAGCTGAAATTCCCCAGCCGCGAGCGGGGCGACCCGATCGATTTTCCCGAGACGCTGATCAAGGACAAACTGCCGGCCGGCGATTTTCACCTTCAGGAGGAGCGCCGCTTGTTCTACGTCGGCATGACCCGGGCCAAGGAAGAGCTGTATCTCACCTCGGCGCGGGACTACGGCAGCGGAAAATCCCGCCGGATCAGCCGCTTCGTTCTGGAGGCCCTGGGCTTGAATGAAAAGACCGTCCCGGTCCGTCGTTCGGCCGCCCTGGAGGTGATCCGCCGATCGGCCGGGCCGCCGCTCGATCCCAACATCGCGGCCTATCATCCGGTGGAAGCACCCGTCTTGAGTTATTACAAGATCGACGATTACCTCACGTGTCCGCTAAAATACAAGTTCGCCCACCTGATCCGGCCGCCCATCCCGCGCCACCCGACGGTGATGTACGGAAGCGCCTTGCACACGGCGGTCCAGGCCTACCTCCGGCAGAAAATGACGGGAAAATCCATGCCGCTGGATCAGCTTTTGCAGGTCTTTGATAAGGCCTGGGTCAACGACGGCTTCCTGAGCCGGGAACATGAAGAGCGTCGTCTGGGGGCCGGGCGGGAAACGCTCCGGCGATTCTTCCAAAACGAGGAGGCCTCCCGCATCGTACCGGCCGCGGTCGAGAAGGGGTTCAAGTTTTTCATCGACCCGGGTCCGGAGTCCGCAAAGGTCACGGGCCGCTGGGACCGCATCGACGAAATCGGCGGAGAGGTCCGCGTGATCGATTATAAATCGTCCAACGTTCCGAGCCAGAAGAAAGCGGACGTGGAAACCCAAAAAAGCCTTCAGCTGTCCATCTACGCCCTGGCTTACCAGAAACAATACGGAAAAATCCCGGACGGCGTGGAGCTGCATTTTCTGGAATCCGGCCGTGTCGGCCGCGCGAAGAAGACGGAGGAGGATCTGGAAAAGACGGCGGCCGCGATCCGGAAGGTTTTTTCCGGAATACGCTCGGGAGATTTTTCCGCACGGCCCTCTTATATGGCCTGCCGGTATTGCGCTTATCAGAATATCTGCCCCCACACCCGCTTCGGAAAGGACGCCTGA
- a CDS encoding CehA/McbA family metallohydrolase, with translation MFRRGARVLAVLITVVLTAGCATHSYWQRQREQIEGLKQTRRPVPPVGGYHDFPGVIHVHSLLSHDSKGTVDEIVEAAKQNGLAFVIMTDHHNPRIYTRGFEGWYDNILVLRGSEIIKGCAGRTGDTCDSLLVLGLKDYLDPKPLTMAQIIDRVKQQGGLAFAAHPGGFKDWDLPGIDGMEIYDLLDDAVDHPWRFPEYLTDIEYSYSNYSDQVILSILDRPDAALKKWDELSRQRRWTGIAGNDAHQNIRVLGHQIDPYALSFGFVRTHILAKELNESEVLRALASGHAYVAFDTFSDSTGFVFWAGDDSFQGIQGDEVRQTPGLTLTVDSPVVGLMELVRNGTVIRTATTAHLSVPVEEAGVYRVQISLRISGQWRPWIFSNPIFVRPGG, from the coding sequence ATGTTTCGTCGAGGCGCGCGGGTCCTGGCGGTCCTCATAACGGTCGTTCTCACCGCCGGCTGCGCCACCCATTCCTACTGGCAAAGGCAACGGGAACAGATCGAGGGGCTGAAGCAAACGCGCCGACCGGTTCCGCCGGTTGGAGGCTATCACGACTTCCCCGGCGTGATTCATGTCCACTCGCTCCTTTCTCACGACAGCAAGGGAACCGTGGATGAAATCGTCGAGGCGGCCAAACAGAATGGTTTGGCCTTTGTGATCATGACGGATCACCACAACCCACGGATCTACACCCGTGGCTTTGAGGGTTGGTATGATAACATCCTGGTTCTTCGGGGCTCCGAGATCATTAAAGGATGCGCCGGCCGTACGGGCGACACCTGCGACAGTCTGCTGGTGCTGGGGCTCAAGGACTATCTGGATCCCAAACCGCTGACCATGGCCCAGATCATCGACCGGGTGAAACAGCAAGGGGGGCTCGCCTTTGCCGCCCACCCGGGGGGGTTTAAAGATTGGGACCTCCCGGGGATTGACGGGATGGAGATCTACGATCTTCTGGACGACGCCGTCGATCACCCTTGGCGGTTCCCGGAATATTTAACCGATATCGAATATTCCTACAGCAACTATTCCGATCAGGTTATCCTCTCCATCCTCGACCGGCCGGATGCCGCTCTTAAGAAATGGGACGAACTTTCCCGGCAGCGACGGTGGACGGGCATCGCCGGAAACGATGCGCATCAAAATATACGGGTCCTGGGCCATCAGATCGATCCCTATGCGCTGAGTTTCGGCTTCGTCCGGACCCACATTTTGGCGAAGGAATTGAACGAGTCCGAAGTCCTGCGGGCCCTGGCTTCCGGTCATGCCTATGTGGCCTTCGACACATTCTCGGATTCCACCGGATTTGTTTTCTGGGCAGGCGATGATTCGTTTCAAGGGATACAAGGAGACGAAGTCCGGCAGACGCCCGGATTAACGTTGACGGTCGACAGCCCCGTCGTGGGATTGATGGAACTGGTGCGGAATGGAACCGTCATCCGAACCGCGACTACGGCGCATCTCAGCGTACCGGTTGAAGAGGCCGGAGTTTATCGGGTCCAGATTTCTCTCAGAATTAGCGGGCAGTGGCGGCCGTGGATTTTCTCAAACCCGATCTTCGTCCGCCCGGGCGGTTAG
- the rpsU gene encoding 30S ribosomal protein S21 yields MEVKVYQEGLEKAIKILKRKMAKEGIFRELRRQQAYEKPSVKKRRKRQDARKRRLKAERRGR; encoded by the coding sequence ATGGAAGTCAAAGTTTACCAGGAAGGCCTTGAAAAGGCGATCAAGATTCTCAAGCGGAAAATGGCCAAGGAAGGCATTTTCCGGGAACTCCGTCGCCAGCAGGCCTATGAAAAACCGAGTGTCAAGAAGCGCCGAAAACGGCAGGACGCCCGAAAGCGAAGGCTGAAGGCGGAGCGCCGCGGCCGTTGA
- a CDS encoding DUF3015 family protein codes for MIRKVGLSVLIAAIALIPTSFALAAGYGAAGCGWGGKEIGKNNDILAQLGATILNGFLSNQTFAMTSGTSGCKSSMGAAELEQNQFVESNYHSLAKEMAAGEGENLDTLAGLMGCSTNQTQHFATFTRENYNAIFSSEQETPSEMLASLKKDLSSDPIMAASCSKI; via the coding sequence ATGATTAGAAAAGTGGGGCTATCGGTCCTCATCGCAGCCATTGCATTAATCCCGACGTCCTTCGCTCTTGCGGCAGGCTACGGCGCCGCGGGCTGCGGATGGGGCGGCAAGGAGATTGGAAAGAACAATGATATCCTGGCTCAGCTCGGCGCAACAATTTTAAATGGTTTTCTTAGCAATCAGACATTCGCCATGACTTCGGGTACTTCCGGATGCAAGAGTTCGATGGGAGCGGCCGAACTAGAGCAGAACCAATTTGTCGAAAGTAACTATCACAGTCTCGCAAAGGAAATGGCGGCGGGTGAGGGGGAAAACCTGGACACCTTGGCCGGCTTAATGGGTTGTTCCACAAACCAAACGCAACACTTCGCAACCTTCACCAGAGAAAACTACAATGCAATTTTTTCGAGTGAACAGGAAACGCCATCGGAAATGCTGGCCTCTCTGAAAAAAGACCTGTCGAGTGACCCGATAATGGCGGCATCGTGTTCCAAGATATAA
- a CDS encoding DUF3015 domain-containing protein has protein sequence MKKYILAIVGTILFSSSAFAAGYGDAGCGLGSLLFGNQKGPVQILAATTNGTSDNQTFAISSGTSNCDAKGFDTSKLEQEQFVAINFSGLAKDMAVGQGEQLTALAGMMGCPTVQQPRFNTVAQHNYPAIFASDSTTPAEVLTAVRGVVSRDTELSTTCIN, from the coding sequence ATGAAGAAATATATTTTAGCGATTGTTGGAACGATCCTGTTTTCCTCATCCGCATTCGCCGCCGGTTATGGCGATGCCGGTTGTGGTTTGGGCTCGCTGCTATTTGGAAACCAAAAAGGACCTGTTCAGATTCTTGCCGCTACGACAAACGGGACCTCCGACAATCAGACTTTTGCCATTTCCTCTGGCACTTCAAATTGCGACGCGAAAGGATTTGACACGTCTAAATTGGAACAGGAGCAGTTCGTCGCAATCAATTTCTCCGGGTTGGCCAAGGACATGGCCGTCGGTCAAGGAGAACAGCTTACCGCACTGGCTGGCATGATGGGTTGCCCGACGGTACAGCAACCCCGATTCAACACCGTGGCCCAACATAATTACCCGGCGATCTTTGCGAGCGATTCCACCACGCCGGCAGAAGTCTTGACCGCCGTCCGGGGCGTGGTGTCACGCGACACCGAACTATCGACGACCTGTATCAACTAA
- a CDS encoding DUF4105 domain-containing protein, which translates to MARISFLIAITALMISWNAASAYAAGDADGDRERYLNELILQARTQGLAEKRNWHLLVHYKKTLFGTYESQEDGLDFFNSPTGKTNPEEELIATLKNFFTPPETLKPGQEHPQCNFPARYKWLKRQLAFDPARLPEQQCERLEGWLKDLNPEKVTVIFASSYMNNPASMFGHTFLRIDKKRQGSEQKLLDYGVSYAATADTDNPLFYIVKGLFGGFKGAFSLVPYYVKVQEYNNLENRDLWEYELNLNDDQINYMLLHLWELGGNYFDYYYFQENCSYHILSLLEVADPDIHLTDQFIFQVIPADTIKALTRNSGLISKEVYRPSLLSQLNNKRVRMSESENKIFYRLVKNPSATEEADYQNLTLPEKALVLDAYLDYAQYRSMQKEKTATVIDPTTRRMLLVRSQLNYRNDESPQVIQFSTPPELGHGSARAGIGYGRNGNEFFEEISIRPAYHDLLANDTGYRKDSQILFFDLTARRYNESEKTKIDSLKLIDIVSLTPYDPLFNKLSWKLNVGVDTPKDLDCGYCNSFKGNYGLGMSYQPRFFSPFIFYSMVDLEMELSHDLDRWYRAGGGGTFGALIDLTHDWRIQITGDYLSFPLGQESHYYKASAVQRYSISQNADIRAGWNVINSRQEWSAGINYYF; encoded by the coding sequence ATGGCACGGATAAGTTTCCTCATTGCCATCACCGCTCTCATGATCTCGTGGAACGCGGCTTCGGCTTATGCCGCTGGTGACGCCGATGGCGACCGAGAACGTTACCTAAACGAGCTCATTCTTCAGGCCCGAACGCAGGGTCTGGCTGAGAAACGAAACTGGCATCTTCTGGTTCATTACAAGAAAACGCTCTTCGGAACATACGAGAGTCAGGAAGACGGCCTCGATTTTTTCAATTCGCCCACCGGTAAGACGAATCCCGAGGAAGAGCTGATCGCGACACTCAAAAATTTCTTCACCCCTCCAGAAACCTTGAAGCCCGGGCAGGAACATCCCCAGTGCAATTTCCCGGCTCGTTACAAATGGCTCAAACGCCAACTCGCCTTTGATCCCGCACGGCTTCCGGAACAGCAGTGCGAGCGTCTCGAAGGGTGGTTGAAAGATCTGAACCCGGAGAAGGTCACCGTCATTTTTGCCTCAAGCTACATGAACAATCCGGCCTCGATGTTCGGACACACCTTTTTGCGCATCGACAAGAAACGGCAAGGCTCGGAGCAAAAGCTCCTGGATTACGGAGTGAGTTATGCGGCGACGGCCGACACGGACAATCCCTTGTTCTATATCGTTAAAGGACTGTTCGGGGGATTTAAAGGAGCCTTTTCTCTTGTCCCCTATTATGTTAAAGTCCAGGAATACAACAACCTTGAAAATCGGGACTTGTGGGAATATGAATTGAATTTGAACGACGATCAGATTAATTACATGTTGCTTCACTTGTGGGAGTTGGGCGGCAACTATTTCGACTATTATTATTTTCAGGAAAACTGCTCCTACCACATCCTCTCATTGCTGGAAGTGGCCGATCCCGACATTCATTTGACGGATCAGTTTATCTTTCAAGTGATTCCGGCAGACACGATCAAAGCACTCACCCGAAACAGTGGCCTGATTTCAAAGGAGGTGTACCGTCCCTCTCTTCTGAGTCAGTTGAACAACAAACGGGTCCGGATGTCTGAAAGTGAAAATAAGATATTCTATCGTCTGGTTAAGAATCCCTCCGCCACCGAGGAAGCAGACTACCAGAATTTGACTCTCCCCGAAAAGGCCCTCGTACTGGACGCCTATCTGGATTACGCCCAGTATCGAAGCATGCAGAAGGAAAAAACCGCAACGGTGATCGATCCGACCACAAGGCGAATGCTCTTGGTGCGCAGTCAATTGAACTATCGGAATGACGAGTCACCGCAGGTGATCCAATTTTCCACACCGCCGGAGCTTGGGCACGGAAGCGCACGAGCTGGGATAGGGTATGGCCGAAATGGAAACGAATTCTTTGAAGAGATTTCGATCCGGCCGGCCTATCATGACCTTCTGGCCAACGACACCGGCTACAGGAAGGACTCCCAGATCCTATTTTTTGATCTGACCGCGCGGAGATACAACGAATCCGAAAAAACCAAAATCGACAGCCTCAAACTCATCGATATCGTTTCATTGACACCGTACGATCCGCTCTTCAATAAACTTTCATGGAAATTGAACGTCGGCGTGGACACCCCCAAGGATCTGGATTGCGGTTACTGCAACTCGTTCAAAGGGAACTACGGGCTGGGGATGTCCTATCAACCCCGTTTCTTCTCCCCGTTTATCTTTTATTCGATGGTCGATCTTGAAATGGAACTGTCCCATGATCTGGATCGCTGGTATCGGGCCGGAGGTGGAGGAACGTTCGGAGCCTTGATCGATCTCACTCACGATTGGCGAATCCAGATCACGGGAGATTATTTGAGTTTTCCGTTGGGCCAGGAATCCCATTATTATAAAGCCTCCGCCGTCCAACGCTACTCAATATCCCAAAACGCCGATATTCGAGCCGGATGGAACGTGATAAACAGCCGGCAGGAGTGGTCGGCAGGAATCAATTATTATTTTTGA
- a CDS encoding neutral/alkaline non-lysosomal ceramidase N-terminal domain-containing protein: MMKRRTKFLRSSLYAVVIASLGGCLSIDYTPIDQQPFFHRTEQALNALTQKAPGEHPRGPLRIGTAKIEITPPVGFPLAAYGARISTGVHDPIMARALAISDGRETVVLVSVELLAVTEDFFNSVSQKIRAVIPLPEDHLLIAATHTHSGPGSLGKRFWESLAAGPYNDGLFEMTTTRAAQAAIQAYRRLQAADVAYGRVDAGDRIANRMIKGGPTDPDLIFLVFKTPEGRPLAYLVNFSAHPTVLRSEIRLKSSDFPGVLSRVLEERAKQEDPEIVALYTSGAVADQRPHPPDGKGVFERAEGMGRDLAGRILRASTGRPSQDRVQITSRMIWMELPPPQNYSL; encoded by the coding sequence ATGATGAAGCGCCGAACAAAATTCCTCCGCTCATCCCTCTACGCGGTGGTCATCGCATCGCTGGGGGGATGTCTCTCGATCGACTACACACCGATTGATCAACAGCCCTTCTTTCACCGGACGGAACAGGCGCTGAACGCGTTGACTCAGAAGGCGCCCGGGGAACATCCGCGTGGCCCCCTCCGGATCGGAACGGCGAAAATCGAAATCACGCCCCCCGTCGGCTTCCCCTTGGCCGCCTACGGCGCCCGGATATCCACCGGCGTCCACGACCCCATCATGGCCCGTGCGCTCGCGATTTCCGACGGCCGCGAGACGGTCGTTCTGGTAAGCGTGGAGCTTCTCGCGGTCACGGAAGATTTTTTTAACTCCGTTTCTCAGAAAATACGCGCCGTGATACCGCTCCCGGAGGACCATTTGCTGATCGCCGCCACGCATACCCATTCCGGACCCGGAAGTCTCGGGAAACGTTTCTGGGAAAGTCTGGCGGCGGGGCCATACAACGACGGGCTCTTTGAAATGACGACGACCCGCGCGGCGCAGGCCGCGATCCAGGCGTATCGGCGTCTTCAAGCGGCCGACGTGGCCTACGGCCGCGTCGATGCGGGAGACCGGATCGCAAATCGCATGATCAAGGGAGGCCCCACCGATCCGGACCTGATCTTCCTCGTATTCAAAACGCCGGAAGGCCGACCCCTGGCCTATCTGGTCAACTTTTCGGCGCATCCGACCGTGTTGCGCAGCGAAATCCGACTGAAGTCGAGCGATTTTCCGGGAGTGCTAAGCCGCGTCCTTGAAGAACGGGCGAAACAGGAAGATCCGGAGATTGTCGCCCTTTATACCTCCGGGGCCGTGGCGGATCAACGGCCGCATCCTCCCGATGGAAAGGGCGTGTTCGAGCGCGCCGAAGGGATGGGACGGGATCTGGCCGGACGGATCTTGAGGGCCAGCACCGGTCGACCGTCCCAAGATCGGGTCCAAATTACCAGTCGAATGATCTGGATGGAACTCCCGCCTCCACAAAATTATTCTTTATGA
- a CDS encoding prolyl oligopeptidase family serine peptidase gives MTMNLKSMSILHRLILIPFLLGLSLDLAGCVYYGPQNVRRESPPIPSIDPDYFHTDPSPAPPRILSREVHDGYTIEKLQFQHHVAFLYVPDQIQTAPVIIIHPITQGDYFTERMALYFTRAGFISLRFKSHGHLMLAKNSGDPLTRFESLLKDDVMDVMEGVDWLDGQPFVDRQRIGIIGVSMGAIISSVAVGADPRIRAGVFILGGGDLAGILLSSSEPTVVSLRNQFKKEENFSPDELRAEVERRLRNVDPLTYASRLDPKRTLMIEGYFDHVIKRRYAMALWKAAGKPSMVMLPTGHYSAALFFDYAQHLALIHFQKVFGQKNK, from the coding sequence ATGACCATGAATCTGAAATCGATGTCCATCCTCCATCGTCTCATCCTCATCCCATTTCTCCTCGGCCTGTCCCTCGACCTGGCCGGCTGTGTATATTACGGTCCGCAGAACGTCCGTCGCGAATCGCCGCCCATCCCTTCGATTGATCCGGATTATTTTCATACCGACCCTTCCCCCGCGCCCCCGCGAATCCTCTCCCGCGAGGTTCACGACGGCTACACGATAGAAAAACTTCAATTCCAACACCACGTAGCCTTCCTGTATGTCCCCGATCAAATTCAAACCGCCCCCGTCATCATCATCCATCCGATCACGCAGGGAGATTACTTCACGGAACGGATGGCCCTTTATTTCACCCGGGCGGGTTTCATCAGCCTTCGATTCAAAAGTCATGGCCACCTGATGCTGGCCAAAAACAGCGGCGACCCGCTGACCCGCTTTGAATCCCTGCTGAAGGACGATGTGATGGATGTGATGGAAGGGGTCGACTGGCTCGACGGACAACCCTTCGTGGACCGCCAGCGCATCGGCATCATCGGGGTCAGCATGGGGGCGATCATCAGCAGCGTCGCGGTCGGGGCGGATCCGAGGATCCGGGCCGGGGTCTTTATTCTGGGGGGCGGGGACCTGGCCGGCATACTCCTGTCGTCTTCGGAACCCACGGTTGTTTCCCTCCGCAACCAATTCAAAAAGGAGGAAAACTTTTCACCCGATGAACTTCGGGCCGAGGTCGAACGCCGGCTTCGAAACGTGGATCCGCTGACTTATGCCAGCCGGCTCGATCCAAAACGAACCCTGATGATCGAAGGTTATTTTGATCACGTGATCAAACGACGGTACGCTATGGCCCTCTGGAAAGCCGCCGGAAAGCCTTCCATGGTCATGCTTCCCACCGGACATTATTCCGCCGCTCTTTTTTTCGATTACGCCCAGCACCTGGCCCTGATCCATTTCCAGAAGGTGTTCGGTCAGAAGAATAAATAA